The following proteins are encoded in a genomic region of Anolis carolinensis isolate JA03-04 unplaced genomic scaffold, rAnoCar3.1.pri scaffold_12, whole genome shotgun sequence:
- the tent5d gene encoding terminal nucleotidyltransferase 5D: protein MMTEGSDQRFSCLTWEQLQILDQVLTEVIPIHGRGNFPTLEVKPKDIIRVVKEQLIKKQIVIRDIRLNGSTASHILVKQNGTSYKDLDIIFGVELPSEQEFQVVKESVLNCLLDFLPKCVNKEKITAQTMKDAYVQKMVKVSTDHDRWSLISLSNNSGKNVELKFVNSLRRQFEFSVDSFQIILDSVLDVYSDGDSKLSEDAHPSVIAESMYGEFDEAMDHLKYKLIATRNPEEIRGGGLLKYSNLLVRDFKPANEAKIKSLERYMCSRFFIDFPDVAEQQRKIESYLRNHFIGEEKSKYDYLMTLRAVVNESTVCLMGHERRQTLNMITILALKVLGEQNILPNAANVTCYYQPAPYISDRNFNNYYIAHGQPPIIYQPYSFHIHMQSGMV from the coding sequence ATGATGACTGAGGGTTCAGATCAGAGATTCAGTTGTCTCACCTGGGaacagcttcaaatcctggatCAAGTGCTCACAGAGGTGATCCCCATTCATGGAAGAGGAAATTTCCCAACACTGGAGGTAAAGCCAAAGGACATCATCCGGGTGGTCAAAGAGCAGCTGATCAAAAAGCAGATTGTCATCCGGGACATTCGCCTGAATGGCTCCACGGCGAGTCACATCCTCGTGAAGCAAAATGGGACCAGCTACAAGGACCTGGACATCATTTTCGGGGTCGAGCTTCCAAGCGAGCAAGAGTTCCAAGTGGTGAAGGAGTCTGTGTTGAATTGCCTCTTGGACTTCTTGCCCAAATGTGTCAACAAGGAGAAGATCACAGCCCAGACCATGAAGGACGCCTATGTCCAGAAGATGGTCAAAGTGTCCACAGATCATGATCGGTGGAGCCTCATCTCCTTGTCAAACAACAGTGGCAAGAACGTGGAGCTCAAATTTGTCAACTCTCTTAGACGGCAGTTTGAGTTTAGCGTCGATTCATTTCAGATTATCCTGGACTCTGTTCTGGATGTTTACAGTGATGGAGACAGCAAATTGTCCGAGGACGCTCACCCATCTGTTATTGCTGAGAGCATGTACGGAGAGTTTGACGAGGCCATGGACCACTTGAAGTACAAACTGATCGCCACAAGGAACCCTGAAGAGATCCGTGGTGGAGGCCTTTTGAAATACAGCAACCTCCTGGTTCGGGATTTTAAACCAGCCAACGAGGCCAAAATCAAGTCCTTGGAACGTTACATGTGTTCTCGGTTTTTCATCGACTTCCCCGACGTGGCTGAGCAGCAGCGGAAGATCGAGTCGTATCTACGGAACCACTTCATAGGGGAAGAGAAGAGCAAGTACGACTACCTGATGACTCTGCGTGCGGTCGTGAACGAAAGTACGGTTTGCCTCATGGGCCACGAGCGGAGGCAGACGCTCAACATGATCACCATCCTGGCCCTCAAAGTGCTCGGAGAGCAGAACATCCTCCCCAACGCGGCCAACGTGACGTGCTACTATCAGCCCGCTCCGTACATCAGCGACAGGAACTTCAACAATTATTATATTGCGCATGGACAGCCCCCCATTATCTACCAGCCCTACTCCTTCCACATACACATGCAGAGTGGCATGGTGTAG